The Neodiprion pinetum isolate iyNeoPine1 chromosome 5, iyNeoPine1.2, whole genome shotgun sequence genome segment tttcacAAGACTTTCGTCCTCCAATTACAATATGCAATAAGTTGAATCggagtaaaaaagaaattattattgcttGTTAAACTGAATGAATAATAGTTCATCGTCGAAATTAGGAACATTTTAAAAACTTCACGGACCAAATGAGAATTCAATGTAACACATGTCacagaaagagaaagaattttgaaggaatacattttttcacctgTCTAAACAGCTTCTCATGGTATAACTTAACTTGGAAAAATGTTTACAATATAACTGTTTTCATTAGTCTtctaaaatattattgtatgaaTTTATTTCGGATACTATCACAACGTGCCAAACTTCAGAGAACACCTGCACAAATAACGCAGTGAAGAGATGTATACAGTGAAGAGATACTGATACAGAGTGAAGCTCGATGAACAATTCAACCACTCAACAAAGTAAtggttatttaattttttgaaattttattaaaatcaagCTTAGAGTTAATTTCGATTAAGCCTCGTCACAATCCAAATCACTTCGATTAAGCAATCGAAATACCAATAACGGAAGCCCTTTTGATTACATGATTCAGTGTTTGTTCACCGATCGTAATTAACAAACATTATTGCAGTTGTTTTGCAATTCTCGCGGCCGAGATACTCAAGGTTAACAAAATATAGTAAGAGTTGCCTCATCTTTTATCAGGAAACACTTTTGAATATGTAATGTTGTTTTCTTAACAGCGAGAAGGGTTTCGGCAGGTATGGACACCGTATACTTGCCGATATTTAAATACAAAGTTGCAAACCAAAAGCGTTGCTTGGTCAGTCGCACGTCAAGTATCAAACAACGATAATATCATGGAGGAATACATTCGCGTTGAAGTTGTGCCAGAAATATTGAAGTACTACAACAAAACCGATAGCAAAGTTGATAAATACGAGCTGCGATCTCTGCAAGGAGAGTTAAATAGTTTCAACTCATGTTTGTATGGTTTGAATTTAAGTATTTCAGGAAATGAAGATTATTCTTTCTTACTCAAAACTATAGTAGACGACTTGGAAAGACAAAAGTTATCAGAGAGTCGCATACGATTCACCAACGAAGCTCACATTTACAATGTCGTAGTGCCAATATTCAAAAAActaatgtttcaaaaaaatgtcaagttCGTACCAGACGTTCCTTACGCTCTGATCAAAGACGTGAGATCAAAAGAGAAACTGGACCCCCTAGATGGTATCATCGTCGtagaaaatttggtaaaacaAGGATACAAAGTGGCGCCGGGGAAAACTCTTGGTATGGAACATTGTGTCGTTGCAGTGGAACAATTGGGAAGGTACGAAATTGAATCTTTCACATTTAATTCATGTAAAAATGTGgataaaaaatactcaaattgaatttttataaaaacatCTACGATTTTTTAGAAAGACTTAGCAAAACAATTCCCTGTCTTTTACAATCGaaagaaattataattcaCCAACCTTTCAAAGGGAAAACAGATTCATATTCATAGCGCATAATCCAACAGCGTCACATTCATTGTTATCGGTATCAAACAAGATgcaatgattaaaaaatttgcatttaaCTTTTCACAGATGGCACGCGTTGTCTTTAGCCATGAAAGAGCTAAATTCAGAACAATTTCATCAAGAAGTATTATCTGGATTTGAAGAATCTACCTGGAGCAGGAAATCCGGTGTCCAAGTTCGTGAAACGATAACCATTTGTTTGAAAAGACTTTTCAAGTATGcaaattatccaaaaaattcaaagacttACGAAGCAATGAAGACACTGGAGAGGGAGAACGAGGATCTTTTACAATACGTGGAGAAGCTCATTATGAGTAGCAGAAAGTCAAAATTGAGCGTTTTATGCCACGGTGAATACGCTCAAAGTAATCTGCTCTACAAGTAcggtaaaaatgaaacacCGATAAGCGTAATTCCAGTCGATTACCAGCTGACTCGTTTCGCATCACCAGCTTTCGACTTGTCACACTTCTTTTATCTGAATACCAGTCGcgaaatacaagaaaaatatttcctcgacctaatgaaaaaatatcacgcATCTTTGGTATCGACGATGAGCGAAATTCTGACATACAATAAATCGCCCAAGGATATATCTGCCGTACTTCCATCGCTGGACTCTATTTTAGAAGACTATCACCAGTACGGTGCCTACGGTTTGATTTATGCACTATTTTTTGTCCCATGGATGATGGGTACCGAAGAAGAATTTGTCAACATAAATAAGGCTGGTCAATCGGGCAACAGAATGAGCGCAGAATTTTCAAACGCTGTATGGGCTATTGGAGGTGAAGCTGGGACAAATGcggtgcttgaaatttttgacacaGCTGTAGCGTTGCACAAAGTAAACATATAACAGATTCACAGAGCAGAAAAATCCAATTTCTGGCATCCTAACAATTGGAGAAACTAAATTTTCCGCactatgaaattttgaaagcaaatttttccatttcaatttcaGAATGTTGTAtatgatttcgaaaataaaaaaaacttttaagaGTTCATGGATTCTCACTTCACTTATATCcgtattgttattaaaatattgtttcaaatGACTAAAAGAAAATGCTGTCAAAGTtcgagctcttaatattaatattgagaGGTGCATCGTCGGAAAAGTTATTTTATGTTGATATTAAgagctaaaaattttacagcattattttttacttgaattttgaaaaaaaaaatagtcaactTTTTTTATAGAATCTAGTGTACACTCACATTCACAGATGTGAAAATCTTGCAAGTTTTATGTCTCTGGGCCTTACCATTTTCGAGAAATAATTTGATccatttgataattttttcaaattggatTTTTATCTGTGAATTTTTAGCACTTTCTGTTCTTGAAAAAAAGACACGACCCAAGGTGTCTTAGCATTAAAAAAAGTCTGATCTTTCCGaagatgaaatttattttgagGTAAATCCTCAGGACGGGTCAAAGAACCCTTGGACAGAGTTTTCTCTCCGAATTCgattcattttgaaatttttgtccgcCATAATGGATCCGACaaactgaatttttaaaatccgatTACAGATTCGTATTCATCGataactttctcggaaatgaattattccgttaattttcacgatttttttcaatcaatttgtatCTAACAATAgtattttacattatatcgcaataattactctcgagtattgaaaacctattGGTATACCATCAGAATTAGCAAAAAACCGCAAACAAGTACGTTGAaaagttctctaaatatacaaaaaatggatatgAGAATTAGATCGACGTTTACATTATGttcttgaattaaaaattcatggtacatttgtaaaaataaaaatgactcACTTTTCATTTAGTTGGCaaaagtgatattttttcaggTGTATTTGCATCGGATACTTTGTATCccgtaataaaacattttcaataaGATCGTTTACTTTCTCAAACCTCTGGTCAAAAGTAAACCAAGACCTTTTGCAAGGTTTGGAAGTTCATTAACTATTTCAACATTCATCCATACATTAAGTAACTTATCTCTGATTCACAAAAACAGTAATTAGTAATTATTACGATTCAAGGAACTTTGTtttaaaagtagaaaaaaccGGCTGATTTCACATGATTCACCTTCTGACCTGAACAGTAACCAAATATCACTTGAAAAGACAGTGTACACAGTTAAGTGTATACAGTGTATACAGTGTATACAGTTAAAATTCTTAAAGGTGTTTTGGAACGTTTATTTAAACAGTCAATGTAAATTCTTAAGGTGTGATAAAATGTCCTAACGACATGTTTTTCAGATCAAGTTAAGTATAATGAGCCACTTGTGATTGTGCAGTTGAAGTGAACACATCATGGAAGAATACATTCGCGTTGAGGTGCTGCCAGACATTTTTACATACTATGAAAAAACTGATTATAAACTTGTCAACTTTGAGCTACAGCCATTGGAATCGGATCTACACGGTTTCTCCTCAAATTTACTTGATTTGAACTTGAGTATCCTGGTGAAAAAAGATGGAATTCTGGCAGAAGAAGCTTACTCCCTGCTCGTAAAATGTATAAAGGACGATTGCATAAGGCAAAAACTAATGGAGAGTTGGACCCAATTCTCCAATGAAACCCAACTTTACCGTACCATCTGTCCAATATTCAAGAAACTGATTGATTTCAAGTTATTCCCAGATTGTCCTTACGCTGTGTTTAAAAAGGTTACGTCGAAAGAGAATATGGCTCCGACAGATGGTATTGTGATCATTGAGAATTTGACGAAAGAAGGGTATAAATTAGCGCagcaaaaaattcttgataTGGGACACTGTGTAAGCGCATTGGAACACCTGGGCAGGTGAGTGAAAACTAAtctttacaatttattttcagaagCAAAACAAATTAAGAAACCTTGTAAGTATGGTATTGTACTTAATCATTGAACACCAAGATAAAGATTACTATAATTAGTCATCGTTCGATATTTTATgtagtataaaatatttcaaaaatttcatgtcaTTTATTGCAGATGGCACGCACTGTCTTTAATTAGTAAAGAACTGCATCCGGAACAGTTTAATGACCAAATACTGACTGGATTTAAAGAATGTACCTGGACTGAAAAATCAGGTGCCACAGTTCGTCAAATTATTGCCATGTGTGTAACGCGACTATTCAACAATGcgaaatatgaagaaaatcCGCAAACCTACAAAGCAATGAAAATACTGGAAAGACATACAGAAAATATGAGAGAGTACATGGAAACACTTATAGCGAGAAGTAGCAAATCCAAATTGAGTGTCGTATGCCACGGTGATTACTGCCGAAATAATATTCTCTTCAAATacgatgaaaatgaaagacCAGCGAGCGCAATTGCAATTGACTATCAGAATCTACGTTTTGGATCAGTAGCTCTCGACttgtcatattttatttacatgaaTGCGGATAAAGAAGTACGTGAAAATTCTTTGACGGAACTGATAAAGAAGTATCATGCGTCTTTAGTATCAACGATGAAAGAAGTTTTGATATcggaaacaaaaagaaacaatcCCAATGCGAAGTCTTTGGTACTACCATCGCTGGATTCAATTTTAGAAGACTTTCGCCAATTCGGTGTCTTTGGCTTGATTTATGGAATTTCTTTTATGCCAAGCACAATGGGTActgaagaagaaatgaaacaattaGTCGAATTAATTACGAACCCAAAAGGCACTGAATTTCGTAATGCGATTTATTCTGTCGGAGGTGACGCCGGCACAAACACGATAATTCAAATGTTCGAAACAGCTGTTACACTGGATCAAGTTATTATAGAATGAATTATAAACGTGAGGTTCTTATATAATGCATCTGTTTATATGTATGATGAATTACTGTTTTGTAAcataaataatcaaattcaacTTCGAACATTTCAAtctgataataaaaattctaagCTTGCAATcgcaaatcattttttcaccaactCAGTGTACACTGTTCGTTCATCCAATGATTGTATTTATTCAGGAATTCGCAATTTGCAATGAATAGGCTAAAAAGATAATTCGACCGCTATGACTCATAGCATAAGACAACAATATTCAAGTTGTTTTTGGAATAGTTGCATTCAAATTaagtacaataaattattaacatattataattatgttaCACGAGTGCGCTTATCAGTAAAACTGGAGAAAAACTGCAAACCGAAACTTCCTTCCTGCCAGTTAAACTGAGTATATCATGGAGGAATATATTCGCACTGAAATCGTACCAAAAGTTTTACAATATTCTAAGAAGAATGATTGCAAACTTACTAGATGTGAAGTCcgatctttgaaaaataatgtgatTAATTTCAGTTCCATTTTGTTCGATTTGAATATGAGTATTTTGGTGGAAAATAGTCATACCTTAgtagaagaaaattaattgttaattatAAAAAGTATACTCAATGATCCCACAAAAAGGcaacaatattcgaatttaattcaattcagCAACGAAATTCACATTTATAGAAccgtttttcaatattcaagaAACAACTGTGCcaaagaaattttgaattatttccaaaCGTTCCTTACGCCACGATGAGCAAAATTGCCAGGTCAAAAGAGAATCTGAAACGAGACAGTATTGTGGTTCTGGAAAATCTAATGACAGAAAGATTTAAATTGGCGCCTGAATGTATTTTAGACATGTATCACTGTGTTCTGGCATTAGAACAATTAGGAAGGTACGAAAGGAAAGCCTACAATCCAAAATACCTCATAAATATTGTAATCGGTACTTCATAGAATAGCAGATAAATCTTTATAAACGTTTGACttatcaaatattatttacattaatAGAAACCAGGAAatacgtgaaaattattttctcaagctaataaataaatatcacgAATCCCTCATATCAACAATGAAGGAGCTTTCAATGagagaaataagaaataaaaattccaatttttcatctatcaCCCTACCGTCGCTCGATTCTATTTTGGAAGAGTTTCGCCAATACGGTCTCTTCGGCATACTCCCTCGGAATACTCACAAAAGTAAGCTCAtgtgattttataaaaatgacaaataatACAAGGGACATCTTAATTGAAAATGCTGTACATCATTGCCGAAatatatttcttcaaaataaatgaaaaaaggaagcagaaaaaaaatgttcgtaaTCACCTTTACATTTAAGTGAATAAACTGTACACCTGATCTACTAAGTCGTTCTTTCTACCAACTGGATTTTCACCAACGCTCTTCAGGTAGTCTTTCAGTTCCGCTACTGTACAACTCTTCACCTATAAATATGTTATAATACTTGTTAGGAACGATCAATTTACAGAACAGTTTTCCAAGATAAGAAAAATGTGTGTGCGCAGAATATGCAAACACaggttaaaattatttcaactttaGATCcaacaaagtttcaaattcacgAAAGACTGCAACAGCTTACATAAAGATAATTTGCTTACTTGTTTAGCTTGTACAAGCTCTTCGAAATTTAATGTTCTCTTATTTGTATTCTTCGTTTCGCCATGGCTGTCcacttcatttttaaaaagatCTCTAAATTGACCCAACCTACGACTAGCAGCTTCTTTGTCAGGTACTAGAATGGAGAACAGGttgtaagaatttttaaattctgcaGGTGgttaaattcaatgaaaagtCATTGTCAACGAGATAACTATCATTTACTCACTCGTGGTATCGAACGGGATCTTGCAGGAATCTTTGTCCATTGCCAATGATTCAATGTGAGCCAATTCTGTGTGCAACTTAGGATTTTTAAACATAACAGGATCGTATTTTATGGATGTTTTTTTGATAAAGTTATAACAAAGATCCACCGTTTCATTGTTTATTGGACATTTATTGTCTGTGTCATTATAGTAATACTGGGACAGTACTGAAGAAAAATCTCGTACATTCTCTGaaacataaaatttcaatttcaatttcaatttttaaagtaATTTAGTCAAATATGTCACCAAATAagctataaaaatttatactaaATTCAAACCTGCGAATGGTAATTTGTACGCATAAAAGCCGGTCAATGTGACAGACGGTATCAACGCATACAAGTAAGACGGTGATCGACTACGTAATGTTACCACACAAATAGCCATTACATGTTTGGTATCGCACTTTTGCAGCAATGCAGCAAACAAAGCTTTGCTACCTGAAATTAAGAATTTGATAAATCACAAGAGGATTTGTTAAATGTGGCATCAGTAGCCAGTCAAGTAACGTTTTATTGCTTACCTTGAAGTTGCGATTCATTGTAGGTGACAAAGTTTGGTGCTTCTAAATGATGCGAAAAATCCAATTTACTTATCGGTTTAAAACCAAGCAAAGTGATCCCTGGTTCACGTGAATTACTCAGTTTCGACGATTCTTGCAGTGAAAATCTGATAGATCGTCCACCAAACTGTTGGTAATTGTAGACATTTTCAGAAAGAACTACTTTCTCTCCGATAGACTCTTCATTTTCGTCTGTATCTTCCTCGTCCTAAGCATATTGAGGTTTATAGAAAAAGATTTGATACACCAATtagcagaaaaaaataataaactgtAGTGCTGAATTTAATAAGAGAAACATTCACTACACTCAAGATATCTCACTTTCAAATAATGCAGCAATAACGGAACATTATAATCTACAAACTATGGTTCCGCTAAATGGGTATATTTTATGCCTCGGCGTGTTTaggtaaaatataaaataatgcaTACCTCTGAATAACCTGCCTCAGCTTTTCTGTAATAGGAATATGCATCCAATGGCTCATTATTAACTTTACTCAATCGTATTTGCTTgggaaattttgttttcctgtaataaaattctcgAATGGTTAATTGGTAACAAATTTGCCATACGATTTAGTTAACTAACAGTACATCTTCTGCTCACTGTGAGTAAGAAATTGACTGGTTTATGATACAAAGGACGCACAGATGctaaattttaattctcaaTCAATCATATCACAACTCCGAGTCGTTAAATCCATAAGAAATACTATTTCCAATTAGAAATTTCCGAAAAACAAGGAATAAAATGCAACATACGCCGTGATAGTGCTGACAGATACTCCTAATTTGACACCATTTCCAAGAGTCCACTGAAGTTTAGCAGTAATTCTGGATGCGTGTTTAATTTCCTCTTCCAAATCAGTCAATAATGTTCTTTCATAATCTTCAGCTTTGTCAAATTTCCCAGAGTGTACTTCTAATTcgtcaaaaaaatgtgacggATTCCATTCCGTTCCCAATCCAACGACTGAGAGGCGTATATTCAGATTAGAACAATCATCCGCTTTTAATCTGATACGATGCTTTTCCATGTGATCATTGGCATACGGATTATCGGAACGTGTAAGCAGTACGATATGCCGGAATGGCATTGTAATTTTGACTGCATTAAAACATCGGGTAGCATACCACAATGCATCATAAAGTGGATATTCTGTTGAGGAGCCTACATCATCGTGAAACTTATCTACATTTAATACTGAAACAATAgttttagattattttttcaactttggcaaatttttggatgaatttcaaacagtaaCAGAGTTATGTTTACTAGATGAGTTTTTATCATTCAGATCTTATTCAAGTCATCATAGATTCAACAGAATAATTTTACCAAATGAAGTTCCTTACTTTGTTATCTTactataaaatgaaataaacggTGTAACAAATTATaagtagaaaataataaatattatgaaatatatatgaaataaTTTGCTCACAAGCTTCATCGATCTTTGTCATTTGATCTATAGAAACTTCCTTGAAAGTTAGCCAGGTGAAAACATGTTTGATTTCTGGATCCTGGTCCCACTTATTTGTACCCATCAATATAATACCCATCCAATCGGTTTTGTTCCATGACAATTTTTCTGccaatatatttttgtatgcctgcaagaataaataattttatatcgaTAGAATTGATGATTCGGAGCAAGGAAATACGACAAGTTACATTCTCCACTGGCAGAGAcgatttccaaaaaatatattacgcagtgattttaataattgttttgAATATAAACGTACTTACCTCGAGACACTGcgaaaaatacgatttttcaTGTTCCGGATCAATTTCGAACATCTCTTTCGTAGCGTCGATGATGAATATAACCCCGTCTCGagaacaataatttattttcgattcTTCGGATTCCGGCAGATTGTCGATGTGCAACTGGAAATTGTCTACTTCcgtcattttatttcacgcCAATAGCGACACAAAGTAAGTAGTTACGAAACACGTagtaaaagaaattattaaaatatttaaaaaagaacACAACTTCGTTCACCGCCTTCGCAGCAgcagtttgacagctgacgTAATCAACGAAATCCAAACAAGTCGCAACAGGTTAATCGTTCGACAGTGAGGTTAGCTCAAATTCGAGCAGTGTTACCAGCTATTGGACTATCCAGGCCTGGTACAATCAGTTCGATTTCATTTTGTGCGGTAACAAAGATTCGGGGTGCGTTACGAAATTAACTTCCAGTGCCaatctttcatctcttttACGCATTCAAATTCATAACTAGTTCTGCCTCTGCCATACAGAGCGCTGCCAGGAAATTCCGGAACGCAACCCCCGGTATCAAAACTAAAACGGCCACGATGTATAGAAAGTGTCAAGAGGGGTAAAACATTGTGGGGGGGAAAAATGTTCATTCAGTCTCGGAACCGCAGGGTATCAAGTTCATGTGAACAGAGCACAGTGAAGCTTGAAAAAACATATATACCTAAATCTTTCACATCATACTTTCGTTGGAAAGAATATGTATGACATCGACCCGTAAATGGcgtaagaaaattattaaacataTCTTCAAAGTGTGCATATATCACATAAGATTCTTAAGCAAAAATTTGTGGCTATTGtgaagtgaaatttcaaagttttatcaCACCtgtgaataaaaacaaatttgaaacgtgtgtaaaaaattcaatttattcactggcaatacttgaaatttcaaattacaatacCATTGTATTTTACTCAATAACACATGCAcacagtagaaaaaaaaaattcggaatattCCCCATCTTTCAAGTCAAACATCATTAGTGTGGatagagagaaggaaaaagaaagaacaaagcAAAAATAGGTTTGGTGGCATGACGGCCGGCGATCCTCTTCTTCGTAATGTCTCTTCAGGTGCAGCGCTATTGGATTGACGCTGTTGGATaatcaaatatacatatatggtcTAAATGAATCGCACACTGCATTTCCTTGCCTACTCGGAAAACTCTAGCTATTTCTACCTGTTCACCTATATTTAGCCTACATTTTCCTGTTCTCACCAACACAATCATTCATCCACATTCATACCGTGGTTTGATGACTTACTTTGTTGTTGTATCTGTAGCGGTTAAACAGGTTAGTTTCACATCCTATATTGATTACCGAATACATCCTACAAGTTTTGActtcaagaaaaatttcaaacaatgaTTTTAAAGTGTAAAGTAATAGAGAATTTAGTGATCAAGTAATCGAGTTATTTGGTGAACTACGGAATTAAATTTGTGATAAGCAAACTGTGTTCatagaaaataatgatataCAGACACGTACGGACTTCAGTTTAAGAGTAAGATCTTAGCATTTACTATTTAGAAGAAAGTTTTACTTTGCACCAAAGTATAGCAACTAATGAAGCTGAATTTAACAGCCAATGCTTGCACTCAAAATTAGTTGACGTCTttgaaactagaaaaattcagtaaaattcTATGACTAACTATGAgtcataaaatttaaaaaaattttaatctttgGATATTTTACTCAATGCTGTAATAACAACGATTTGACTGTAGGCTAAAATATGCAGACATGAATATCGTTTCAATGTTGCCACCATGCCACACAAGCGACagtaagagagaaaaagacagATAAAAGTGTCACGCTCACTCTGCCAGTGTTGAAATATTAAGTCAACTGGCAAAGTGTCGAGGAATGAACGACATGCGAGGCTTACCCATCGCCCACCACCTTAGAATGTCATTTCAGTCGACCAGGTCATCCTCACAACAGAGAACCACAGCTTATCCATGCCGCTTCATGTCTCACTATGCTGCTACCAACTGACTTGAAATGCTTAAATCTTCTCCGAGTTCACTATCACTATCTCAATGTATATActctgaaacaaaaagaaagttgataattatatttgcGTTGCAATTTACAAATTACTCACtgatgaattaattatttacattaaaaaaaaaagtttcacacAAAGCATGAATAATTCCATACTTAAGTAACCTTATTATACCAAAATCAAAACTGCTTGCATCTCATGCAgtaatgtatacatacatcagCGGACAAAATGGAATGGTCGTGAATTTGGAATAATCGTGTAAAATACAATAATACTACAAAGCATCGGTGAAAATACTGCGATTGTCAGAAACAGGCAGCATCATTACGACAATGTACATAGTTTTCTTTTAGTAAGACTGACATGAATACCTGATCGTCTTACGAAGTCTTCCCGGCCGCaagcaaaaacaaaacactgtTCGTGATGTGAAGATATGAAAAAGACGAGTATCATATTTTAGCAGATGTTGTACGTCGAATAATTAAGCACAAAACATATTCATGGGTAACTTCCAAGACGACTGGTTAgaagaattttcgaaaaatcaccGAATCGAAATCTGTGCATTTACAACCGGACAACTCGAACGTGTGCAAGCCAGTGGTGCAAGCCGGTTGACATTTGTCTGGCAATAATGCAAGATGGCCGCATATTTAAATGCAAAACCGTTTCTTTAGGTCAATTAATCATAACAATAAATCACTTTTATCGTAAAATACGAAATCCTTGTATTCATATTTCTTAGA includes the following:
- the LOC124219482 gene encoding uncharacterized protein; the encoded protein is MEEYIRVEVVPEILKYYNKTDSKVDKYELRSLQGELNSFNSCLYGLNLSISGNEDYSFLLKTIVDDLERQKLSESRIRFTNEAHIYNVVVPIFKKLMFQKNVKFVPDVPYALIKDVRSKEKLDPLDGIIVVENLVKQGYKVAPGKTLGMEHCVVAVEQLGRWHALSLAMKELNSEQFHQEVLSGFEESTWSRKSGVQVRETITICLKRLFKYANYPKNSKTYEAMKTLERENEDLLQYVEKLIMSSRKSKLSVLCHGEYAQSNLLYKYGKNETPISVIPVDYQLTRFASPAFDLSHFFYLNTSREIQEKYFLDLMKKYHASLVSTMSEILTYNKSPKDISAVLPSLDSILEDYHQYGAYGLIYALFFVPWMMGTEEEFVNINKAGQSGNRMSAEFSNAVWAIGGEAGTNAVLEIFDTAVALHKVNI
- the LOC124219481 gene encoding uncharacterized protein; this encodes MEEYIRVEVLPDIFTYYEKTDYKLVNFELQPLESDLHGFSSNLLDLNLSILVKKDGILAEEAYSLLVKCIKDDCIRQKLMESWTQFSNETQLYRTICPIFKKLIDFKLFPDCPYAVFKKVTSKENMAPTDGIVIIENLTKEGYKLAQQKILDMGHCVSALEHLGRWHALSLISKELHPEQFNDQILTGFKECTWTEKSGATVRQIIAMCVTRLFNNAKYEENPQTYKAMKILERHTENMREYMETLIARSSKSKLSVVCHGDYCRNNILFKYDENERPASAIAIDYQNLRFGSVALDLSYFIYMNADKEVRENSLTELIKKYHASLVSTMKEVLISETKRNNPNAKSLVLPSLDSILEDFRQFGVFGLIYGISFMPSTMGTEEEMKQLVELITNPKGTEFRNAIYSVGGDAGTNTIIQMFETAVTLDQVIIE
- the LOC124219479 gene encoding X-ray repair cross-complementing protein 6 isoform X2 → MFEIDPEHEKSYFSQCLEAYKNILAEKLSWNKTDWMGIILMGTNKWDQDPEIKHVFTWLTFKEVSIDQMTKIDEALLNVDKFHDDVGSSTEYPLYDALWYATRCFNAVKITMPFRHIVLLTRSDNPYANDHMEKHRIRLKADDCSNLNIRLSVVGLGTEWNPSHFFDELEVHSGKFDKAEDYERTLLTDLEEEIKHASRITAKLQWTLGNGVKLGVSVSTITAKTKFPKQIRLSKVNNEPLDAYSYYRKAEAGYSEDEEDTDENEESIGEKVVLSENVYNYQQFGGRSIRFSLQESSKLSNSREPGITLLGFKPISKLDFSHHLEAPNFVTYNESQLQGSKALFAALLQKCDTKHVMAICVVTLRSRSPSYLYALIPSVTLTGFYAYKLPFAENVRDFSSVLSQYYYNDTDNKCPINNETVDLCYNFIKKTSIKYDPVMFKNPKLHTELAHIESLAMDKDSCKIPFDTTIPDKEAASRRLGQFRDLFKNEVDSHGETKNTNKRTLNFEELVQAKQVKSCTVAELKDYLKSVGENPVGRKNDLVDQVYSLFT
- the LOC124219479 gene encoding X-ray repair cross-complementing protein 6 isoform X1; its protein translation is MYSVINIGCETNLFNRYRYNNKLHIDNLPESEESKINYCSRDGVIFIIDATKEMFEIDPEHEKSYFSQCLEAYKNILAEKLSWNKTDWMGIILMGTNKWDQDPEIKHVFTWLTFKEVSIDQMTKIDEALLNVDKFHDDVGSSTEYPLYDALWYATRCFNAVKITMPFRHIVLLTRSDNPYANDHMEKHRIRLKADDCSNLNIRLSVVGLGTEWNPSHFFDELEVHSGKFDKAEDYERTLLTDLEEEIKHASRITAKLQWTLGNGVKLGVSVSTITAKTKFPKQIRLSKVNNEPLDAYSYYRKAEAGYSEDEEDTDENEESIGEKVVLSENVYNYQQFGGRSIRFSLQESSKLSNSREPGITLLGFKPISKLDFSHHLEAPNFVTYNESQLQGSKALFAALLQKCDTKHVMAICVVTLRSRSPSYLYALIPSVTLTGFYAYKLPFAENVRDFSSVLSQYYYNDTDNKCPINNETVDLCYNFIKKTSIKYDPVMFKNPKLHTELAHIESLAMDKDSCKIPFDTTIPDKEAASRRLGQFRDLFKNEVDSHGETKNTNKRTLNFEELVQAKQVKSCTVAELKDYLKSVGENPVGRKNDLVDQVYSLFT